In Selenomonas ruminantium subsp. lactilytica TAM6421, the DNA window ATGTCAATAAACTGACCTTAAACGATCTGTAAACAGTTTATAAATTCCTCTCCCCAGCAGGAAACCTCCTGGAATATGGCGAAGTAAAAATTGTATTGATAAATATTAGGAGGAGAGCAAGATGAACGAAAATATCCGCAAACGCAATGAGCTGCTGGCCCAGACGGTGATCAAAGGCCTGAAATCCCGTAATATGGAAGGCTTTTATGCCAAGGACAAAGAAGAAGCCCTAAAGGTAGCTCTGGAACTCATTCCCCAGGGCAGTACCGTCACCATGGGCGGCGGCATGAGCGTCCACGAAATTGGCCTGACGGAAGCATTGGTCAAGGGCGACTACAATTTCATCGACCGGGACAAGATGGAAGACAAGCGTCAGGCCATGCTCAAGGCTTACGATGCCGATGTATTCCTCTCCAGCACCAATGCCATGACCCAGGATGGTATTCTGGTCAATATTGACGGCAATGCCAATCGGGTATCCGCCATCGCCCAGGGCCCCAAGAAGGTTCTCTTCATTGTCGGCCTCAACAAGGTCTGTGACGATCTGGACGGCGCCATGAAGCGGGCCCGCAATGTGGCCGCGCCCATCAATGCCCAACGCTTCGGCCTCAGCACCCCCTGCGCCAAAACCGGCGCCTGCTTCGACTGCAAAAGCCCCGATACCATCTGC includes these proteins:
- a CDS encoding lactate utilization protein — translated: MNENIRKRNELLAQTVIKGLKSRNMEGFYAKDKEEALKVALELIPQGSTVTMGGGMSVHEIGLTEALVKGDYNFIDRDKMEDKRQAMLKAYDADVFLSSTNAMTQDGILVNIDGNANRVSAIAQGPKKVLFIVGLNKVCDDLDGAMKRARNVAAPINAQRFGLSTPCAKTGACFDCKSPDTICCQFLITRYSLHPGRIQIILVNDSLGF